A region of the Serinicoccus profundi genome:
GCCGCCCGCGCACCGGTATGCCGCCACTGGCGGGCGACGCGCATCAGCAGGTCGAGCTCGGTGAGGTCGTCGGGGGCGGGATCGGACGGCATACCCCCATCCTAGCGAGGTAGCCGAATAAAGAGGCAACCTCACTATATTGTCACCTCTGAATCAGCGGGTCCGCCCGCTCCGCACCACGACAGGGGGTCCTGCATGGACGACCTCACCCACCCGCGCGGCGACGGCGGGTCCCGCCGGTCCGGCGCACGCGTCGACCCCAAGGACACCGCCCAGCTGGCCGCCCACCCGGTGAGCGCCCGACGGGTGCTCGCGCTCTTCGCCCCGCACCGCGCCACGATCGCCGTGGTCCTGGGCCTCATCGTCACCAGCTCCGCGCTGGGGCTGGCCACGCCCTTCCTCACCAAGGAGATCGTCGACGTCGCGATCCCCGAGCAGGACGTCCGGCTGCTGCTCGTGCTCGTCGGCCTCATGGTGGGCGTCGCGGTCATGACCGCAGTCCTCGGCGTCATCCAGACCTGGCTGTCCACCACGATGGGCCAGCGCATCATGCACCAGCTGCGCAGCCAGCTCTTCACCCATCTGCAGCGGCAGCCGCTGGCCTTCTTCACCCGCACCCGAGCCGGTGAGGTGCAGTCGAGGCTCACCCACGACGTCTCCGGGCTGCAGGGTGTCGTCACCTCGACCGCGACCTCGCTGGCCGGCAATGCCGCCACCGTCGTCGGCACCCTCGTCGCCATGCTCGCCCTCAGCCCGACCCTGGCGCTGCTCTCCCTCGTCGTCATCCCGCCCTCGGTGCTGATCACCCGCTCCGTGGCCCGGCTGCGCCGGGACGCCACCGAGCGCCGGCAGCGGGCGCTCGCCGGGCTGCACTCCCAGGTCGAGGGAGTCGCTCTCGGTCAGCGGGGCCCGGCTCAGCAGGACCCTCGGCGCCGGCGACCAGCTGGCCGACCGTTTCATCGCGACGAGCGAGGGCCTGCTCGACCTCGAGGTCGCAGCCCAGATCGCCGGCCGCTGGCGGCAGGCCACGATGGGCATCGTCTTCGCGGTGGTGCCCGCCGCGCTCTACCTCGTGGCCGGCCTGCCGGTCACCGGCGAGGGCATCACCATCGGCACCCTCGTCGCCTTCACCGCGCTCCAGGCCGGGCTCTTCCGCCCGATCATGGGCCTGCTCTCGATCGGGGTGCAGGTCACCGCGTCGATGGCGCTCTTCAGCCGGATCTTCGAGTACCTCGACCTCCCGCTGACCGTCGCCGAGCCCACCGGTGGGCAGGAGCGGGCGCTCGCCGAGCCGGTGCGCGGCGAGCTGCGCCTCGAGGGGGTGACCTACCGCCACCCCGACGCCGGGAGCGGACCGGCCGCCCTGAGCGACATCGACCTCACCGTCCCGGCCGGTGCCACGGTCGCGCTCGTCGGTCACACCGGGTCCGGCAAGAGCACGCTGGCCTCCCTCCTGACCCGGCTGGACGACCCCACCCACGGCCGCATCACCCTCGACGGGGTGGACCTGAGGTCGCTGCCCTCGGCGGCGCGTGCCTCCGTGCTCGGCGTCGTCACCCAGGAGACCTACCTGCTGCACGCCAGCGTCCGGGAGAACCTCCGCTTCGCCCGCCCGGAGGCCACCGACGCCGAGATC
Encoded here:
- a CDS encoding ATP-binding cassette domain-containing protein; protein product: MGIVFAVVPAALYLVAGLPVTGEGITIGTLVAFTALQAGLFRPIMGLLSIGVQVTASMALFSRIFEYLDLPLTVAEPTGGQERALAEPVRGELRLEGVTYRHPDAGSGPAALSDIDLTVPAGATVALVGHTGSGKSTLASLLTRLDDPTHGRITLDGVDLRSLPSAARASVLGVVTQETYLLHASVRENLRFARPEATDAEIERAAADAQIHDVITALPDGYDTVVGARGHRFSGGEQQRLALARTLLRDPQVLILDEATSALDTRTERAVQEALDRLGRDRTVVTIAHRLSTVRDADLVVVLEAGRVVEQGTHEELLDLDGRYAALLAAGGARPGAPAALAA